One window from the genome of Leptospira broomii serovar Hurstbridge str. 5399 encodes:
- a CDS encoding DUF192 domain-containing protein yields the protein MKPTVFAIISLLLLFPAAGWGEYQSPIYLEKTTIYVNEHPLVVEIANTEPSRQRGLMFRKKLPDNEGMLFIFPSEDYLTFWMKNTLIPLSIGYFNKDKRMVDTYEMEPNQTKVLYHSSEKVLYALEANKGWFAKKGLGRFAVLKIEPRFIGK from the coding sequence ATGAAGCCGACCGTATTCGCCATTATTTCTCTTCTACTTCTTTTTCCGGCCGCGGGTTGGGGGGAATATCAATCTCCCATTTATCTAGAAAAGACAACCATTTATGTGAACGAACATCCCTTGGTGGTCGAGATCGCGAATACTGAGCCTTCGAGACAAAGAGGTTTGATGTTCAGAAAGAAACTTCCCGATAATGAAGGAATGCTTTTTATTTTTCCTTCCGAAGATTATCTGACCTTTTGGATGAAGAATACTTTGATTCCGTTAAGCATCGGTTATTTTAATAAGGATAAAAGAATGGTGGATACCTATGAGATGGAACCGAATCAAACGAAGGTTCTATATCATTCGTCCGAGAAAGTATTGTACGCCTTGGAAGCGAACAAAGGATGGTTTGCAAAGAAAGGGCTTGGGCGATTTGCGGTACTTAAAATAGAACCCCGCTTTATCGGTAAGTAA
- a CDS encoding enoyl-CoA hydratase/isomerase family protein gives MSEILINVMKEGEVTVLEINRPSALNALNEELLIQIKESFQALEKDGTTRVAIITGQGKAFVAGADIAKMRELEAKAAESFSRIGQEAFDVIQNSGIVSIAAVNGFALGGGLELALACDIRVGAEKAKLGLPEVSLGLIPGFGGTQRLARLIGYGRAIELVLTGDMISAEEAYRIGLLNKFVKDGDDLMSVAKQIAQSLLKKGPLAVKTAKKIVREGLDSPLSKGMEAECKAFGGLFAGKESKEGMGAFLEKRQPNF, from the coding sequence ATGAGCGAAATTTTAATTAATGTGATGAAAGAAGGCGAAGTAACTGTTTTAGAAATAAATCGACCTTCCGCGCTAAACGCTTTGAATGAAGAATTGCTAATTCAAATTAAGGAGTCGTTCCAGGCTCTGGAAAAGGATGGAACGACGAGGGTCGCGATTATTACCGGCCAAGGAAAAGCCTTCGTAGCGGGAGCCGACATTGCAAAAATGCGGGAGCTTGAGGCAAAAGCTGCAGAAAGTTTTTCGAGAATCGGGCAGGAAGCATTCGACGTGATTCAGAACAGCGGAATCGTTTCCATCGCAGCAGTGAACGGTTTTGCGTTGGGTGGCGGATTGGAATTGGCCTTAGCCTGTGATATCCGCGTAGGAGCGGAAAAGGCCAAGCTGGGTCTTCCCGAAGTATCCCTAGGATTGATTCCTGGATTCGGCGGGACGCAAAGACTTGCACGTTTGATCGGTTACGGTCGAGCAATCGAACTTGTCCTTACCGGAGATATGATTTCCGCCGAAGAGGCATATAGAATCGGATTACTTAACAAATTTGTAAAGGACGGCGATGACCTGATGTCTGTTGCGAAGCAAATCGCTCAGTCCCTTTTGAAAAAAGGTCCTCTTGCGGTTAAGACGGCCAAAAAAATCGTTAGAGAAGGATTGGATAGTCCTTTATCCAAAGGCATGGAAGCGGAATGCAAAGCCTTCGGTGGCTTGTTTGCAGGAAAAGAATCTAAAGAAGGAATGGGAGCGTTTTTGGAGAAACGGCAACCTAACTTCTAA
- a CDS encoding PP2C family protein-serine/threonine phosphatase → MNLLNSKTGGILNPWSFLEREFDYKEIGAWRDLIRIDQSFIRIAFLTHFLVYFLLLIPDVRQSHRGVIYFGIILSLNLLSFVLSFQRRYLSAIIHGTNFSIIFLVMLILNESFYIFQDLHSLQLYNNYFLLVGFLVLFQMFRLRAEGCLITGAYSIVLHLGFVYVKVKGMNLSLAPLVLLIPDAVYIILSIIGTAIVIIVRRLVRISSELDSDYRFLQHELQIARKVQETLFPEEISIKGFRYEVYRSTPNEVGGDFYDFVQLREGNTGVFLTDIAGHGIASALVASFIKIMVATMPYRLKLHPVRLLEYIDDTLLRQFKSHHASGVYIFFDFISKEIHFANGGHPYLIHSQNGSEFREIETTGSILGFGIKRPIAELVSLPIRSGERLFLYTDGLIENRNKDGKQLGTEGLLEILNSNRVAENLKAFKESIQSDLAKFFGDVEFEDDTLFLIIEME, encoded by the coding sequence ATGAATCTATTAAATAGTAAAACCGGCGGTATTTTAAATCCTTGGAGTTTCTTAGAAAGGGAATTCGATTATAAAGAAATCGGTGCGTGGAGAGATCTGATACGGATCGATCAGTCGTTTATCCGAATCGCTTTCCTTACGCATTTTCTCGTATATTTTCTGTTGCTCATCCCGGACGTTCGCCAATCCCATAGAGGTGTCATCTATTTCGGAATCATATTAAGTTTAAATCTACTTAGTTTCGTTCTCTCTTTTCAGAGACGGTATCTATCGGCAATCATCCATGGAACTAATTTTTCGATAATATTCCTCGTGATGCTGATATTAAACGAATCGTTTTATATTTTTCAAGACCTACACAGCCTTCAGTTATATAATAATTATTTTCTATTAGTAGGATTTCTAGTCCTATTTCAGATGTTTAGACTTAGGGCGGAAGGCTGTTTGATTACCGGGGCATATTCGATCGTGCTTCATCTCGGTTTCGTATATGTGAAAGTTAAAGGGATGAATTTGAGTCTTGCGCCTTTGGTGCTGTTGATCCCCGACGCCGTTTATATCATCCTTAGCATAATCGGAACCGCTATAGTGATTATTGTAAGGAGGCTCGTGAGGATATCCTCGGAACTAGATTCGGATTACCGGTTTCTACAACACGAACTTCAGATCGCGAGAAAAGTGCAGGAAACGCTGTTTCCCGAAGAAATCAGTATTAAAGGTTTCAGATACGAAGTGTATCGATCCACCCCCAACGAGGTCGGCGGCGATTTCTACGATTTCGTGCAATTACGGGAGGGAAATACCGGCGTTTTTTTGACCGATATCGCGGGCCATGGAATCGCATCCGCTCTTGTGGCTTCGTTTATTAAAATCATGGTCGCAACGATGCCGTATCGATTGAAGCTTCACCCGGTCCGCCTTTTGGAATACATAGACGATACGTTACTGCGGCAGTTCAAGTCTCATCACGCTTCCGGCGTTTACATTTTCTTCGATTTTATCTCAAAGGAGATTCACTTTGCAAACGGAGGACATCCTTATCTAATTCATTCTCAAAACGGTAGTGAATTTAGGGAAATCGAGACTACAGGCAGTATTTTGGGTTTCGGAATAAAGCGACCTATTGCGGAACTAGTAAGTTTGCCGATTCGTTCGGGAGAACGTCTTTTTCTGTACACCGACGGGTTGATCGAGAATCGAAATAAGGATGGAAAACAGCTTGGTACGGAAGGGCTTTTGGAAATATTGAATAGTAATAGAGTCGCCGAGAATCTAAAAGCCTTCAAGGAATCAATTCAATCGGATCTCGCTAAATTTTTCGGCGATGTTGAATTCGAAGACGATACTCTTTTTTTGATAATAGAAATGGAATAG
- a CDS encoding LA_0442/LA_0875 N-terminal domain-containing protein, with amino-acid sequence MFHTLIKSVRSSGIIIRFVLIYFIFLFSLDASDFVRLKNGSVIRGKIAYEDDEKILIAENEDFIRYVDKNLVAEINYEKGRPSSRFEKKSSADSVSEDASDVPVGPVEVRPPMYGPSPSQRSGARTPDTSIEVIHEIVTDFIWRGLSFSGEDYNRRNNESYRAFNFVPSYQPTVTFNTPLKGFQVQFWGNFQLTERNDKDSDGRLQLYPGGPGPAYPGQGSAGSLSPFSAPSPDSLNTQCVYDTQTNIINGHPQTGSTCGGQIPGFKKEQNGMKRSDGLFYAFYYNFDKTNWGTFTAGIWFYNTFNKSTSYISPPLGANNSLAAQGVPGTNNTSTQITRLAWQEYFFFWKLPFFQWANPTISFYTQFSAENAGLMAGKNYLSLTVGHEFFRDKFFRILPQVNIGYAMSNNIVDNRNGVQDVTSTLTFFFGKFFFKAANVWRPNLYLYDTDNYFGATGGYVNRNNRDGKIVDPSKVNGPANQIVLDYINGNSALSDPTRQVLRESYMLQKIPAYLFWFSIGFSQNF; translated from the coding sequence ATGTTCCATACTCTGATCAAGAGCGTTCGTAGCTCCGGTATCATAATACGGTTTGTCCTGATTTATTTTATCTTTCTTTTCTCTCTGGATGCTTCTGACTTTGTTCGCTTAAAAAACGGTTCTGTTATCCGGGGAAAAATAGCGTATGAGGACGATGAAAAAATCCTAATCGCTGAAAACGAGGATTTTATCCGCTATGTAGATAAGAATTTAGTGGCGGAAATAAATTACGAGAAGGGGCGACCTTCGTCTCGATTCGAAAAAAAATCGAGTGCCGATTCTGTTTCAGAAGACGCGTCCGACGTTCCGGTCGGCCCTGTCGAGGTCAGACCTCCGATGTACGGCCCTAGTCCATCGCAGCGTTCAGGAGCCCGAACACCGGACACTTCTATCGAAGTAATTCACGAAATTGTAACGGACTTTATTTGGAGAGGACTGAGCTTTTCCGGAGAGGATTATAATCGCAGAAACAACGAAAGCTATCGGGCTTTCAATTTCGTTCCATCCTATCAACCCACTGTAACGTTTAACACTCCTTTGAAAGGATTTCAAGTTCAGTTCTGGGGAAATTTTCAGTTAACCGAACGTAATGACAAAGATAGCGACGGAAGATTGCAGTTATATCCCGGCGGACCCGGTCCGGCTTATCCAGGGCAAGGTTCAGCGGGTTCTCTAAGTCCGTTTTCTGCGCCTTCTCCGGATTCGCTTAACACCCAATGCGTTTATGATACTCAAACTAATATCATTAACGGTCACCCCCAGACAGGTTCCACATGCGGCGGTCAAATTCCAGGTTTTAAGAAGGAACAAAACGGAATGAAACGATCGGACGGTCTATTCTATGCCTTTTACTATAATTTCGATAAGACGAATTGGGGTACGTTCACTGCAGGAATATGGTTTTATAATACGTTTAACAAAAGCACTTCCTATATATCTCCTCCCTTGGGGGCAAATAATTCGCTTGCGGCTCAAGGAGTTCCGGGGACAAACAACACATCCACTCAGATCACAAGATTGGCATGGCAGGAATACTTCTTTTTCTGGAAATTACCCTTCTTTCAATGGGCCAATCCTACTATTTCCTTCTACACTCAATTTTCCGCGGAAAACGCAGGTTTGATGGCGGGAAAAAATTATCTGTCTCTGACAGTAGGGCACGAATTCTTTCGGGACAAATTCTTTCGAATCCTTCCTCAAGTGAATATAGGATATGCGATGAGTAATAATATCGTGGATAACAGGAACGGAGTTCAGGACGTTACTTCCACCTTGACTTTCTTTTTCGGAAAATTCTTCTTTAAGGCCGCGAATGTTTGGCGACCGAATTTGTATCTATACGATACGGATAACTATTTCGGGGCTACGGGTGGCTATGTAAATAGGAATAATCGGGACGGAAAAATTGTGGATCCGTCCAAAGTAAACGGTCCTGCAAACCAGATCGTGTTGGACTATATAAACGGCAATTCGGCTCTTTCCGATCCCACGCGTCAGGTTTTAAGGGAATCATATATGCTGCAAAAAATTCCCGCCTATCTATTTTGGTTCAGTATCGGGTTTTCCCAAAATTTCTAA
- a CDS encoding PAS domain S-box protein, with protein sequence MNRSPKKEKAKDASIELREAKRRIKALETQLKNHTGNGFFFEELLDCSPTPTAILDFTSGKFREVNAAILPLFGYSRKELLKKTMINLSPELQPENQKSRELLRSKFEECRKNGEVSFYWEYLNSNGCSLPCKVRFSTLRNSESMFSVQIEDLRRRKAIDSLLRGTHERFDLLIKNLAEDVWVWDIALNPILPGEKLDNILGYYNKELIRNLKFWKVLIHPNDARRTLTLLQQTLSGKKDLFDADYRMRGKDGTYKWILTRGQVIERSWTGEATKMLGFHADISKQKKAEESDRIKRNLEALTTSISTELINLPSHEIGEAIRNTIDKICKFFQMDRANLVLYDLERLKRTLLHEYINPKAKNKSPSWPELSDINPESFLTKHLLLNKIITLDINEIPDSSVDLKTLLNTVGIKFLVGIPLTLAGTVVGAIGLNAERHRSEVRHRFEEFEIFHLRTIGEVISNALERKKKEEELHTERDLLAGIMDTSVAAITVLTPDGRISYANSSAERILGLSAENLKERTYDSVEWKSTSIDGGPWQPEDQPFLRVINSGEPVFDVRHAIEDGRGLRKYLSINGSPIKNDLGEITSLVFLVTDITDSLLAERALKESEERLRLALNAANMGTWSWDLKEDSIHWSANTRHLFGISLDEFGGKSEHFFDLIHPDDLEKVRATVELSVSGKNDDFHIEYRIFHKEGTVHWIEGKGRVYRAIDGDPIRMAGTVTDITNRKNAENELKASQLRFQAFYRFANEAILFLNPRTERILDTNPAFLNIFGFANEKEIQGIPAKSLFTSESWTTVHTRLRSFESIDNLELRTIRVDGTIFPSIGSIHFYNEKDSYIAAVSLLDTSAIQEVEELKMINNEISVRNKLIEMQKNELEETLEDLKRTQAQLIQSEKMAALGQLIAGIAHEINNPIGAVQASNQNLQECLLRFQTLLPEVQSIISQMPHDEVESFRSFLNQVRQIREHLAGIEERRVKKELILEFEALGFESPYMFADSLADMGFRTIPKEAIPFLKSARATTLLEYSSIESFFFTNTNTIQIAVDRVSKILYALKNFSHFDTGSTKIPASLQESIETVLTIYQNQLKKGIQVTKEYDDIPKILCYPDDLLHVWTNLIYNSLQAMDFRGRIRIRTYTQDEEVAVEINDSGPGIPENIREKIFQPFFTTKPPGEGSGLGLDIVHKIIAKHGGRIEVESVPGSTTFRVFLPLLPAE encoded by the coding sequence GTGAATCGTTCGCCCAAAAAAGAAAAAGCCAAAGACGCGTCCATAGAGCTACGCGAAGCAAAGCGACGCATTAAAGCGTTGGAGACGCAATTAAAGAATCACACTGGAAACGGATTCTTCTTCGAAGAACTTTTAGATTGTTCGCCCACTCCCACCGCAATTTTAGATTTCACGTCCGGAAAATTCAGGGAAGTAAACGCAGCCATACTTCCCCTCTTTGGGTATTCCAGAAAAGAATTATTAAAAAAAACTATGATAAACCTTTCTCCGGAGCTTCAGCCGGAGAATCAAAAGTCGCGCGAATTACTTCGATCTAAATTTGAAGAATGTCGAAAGAACGGAGAGGTATCCTTTTATTGGGAGTATTTAAACTCGAACGGCTGTTCTTTGCCATGCAAAGTCCGATTTTCCACATTAAGAAATTCTGAATCGATGTTCAGCGTCCAGATAGAAGACCTTCGTAGACGCAAGGCGATCGATTCTCTCCTTCGCGGAACTCACGAAAGGTTCGATCTATTGATTAAGAATCTAGCGGAAGACGTCTGGGTTTGGGATATAGCGTTGAATCCAATTCTTCCCGGTGAGAAACTCGACAATATATTAGGATACTATAATAAAGAATTAATAAGAAATCTAAAATTCTGGAAGGTGCTAATACATCCGAATGATGCGCGCCGGACCCTAACTCTTTTGCAGCAGACATTGAGCGGAAAGAAAGACCTTTTCGATGCCGACTATAGAATGCGAGGAAAAGACGGAACTTATAAATGGATTTTAACGAGAGGACAGGTAATCGAGAGAAGTTGGACCGGCGAAGCCACAAAGATGCTGGGTTTTCACGCCGACATTTCCAAACAAAAAAAAGCGGAAGAATCCGATCGAATAAAAAGAAATTTGGAGGCTCTGACCACTTCAATTTCTACGGAACTGATTAATTTACCGAGTCACGAAATCGGCGAAGCGATCCGTAACACCATCGATAAGATTTGTAAATTTTTTCAGATGGATAGAGCCAATTTGGTTCTATACGACCTGGAACGACTAAAAAGAACCTTGTTGCACGAATATATAAATCCGAAAGCGAAAAACAAGTCCCCTTCTTGGCCGGAGTTATCCGATATCAATCCGGAAAGCTTTTTAACTAAACATCTTTTATTAAACAAAATCATAACATTGGACATAAACGAAATTCCGGATAGTTCCGTCGATTTAAAGACATTATTGAATACTGTAGGAATCAAATTTTTAGTCGGAATCCCGCTCACTCTTGCGGGTACGGTCGTCGGCGCGATCGGATTAAACGCTGAACGACATAGAAGCGAAGTACGACACAGATTCGAAGAGTTCGAGATTTTCCATTTGCGAACGATCGGAGAGGTGATCTCAAACGCGTTGGAAAGAAAGAAAAAGGAGGAAGAACTTCATACTGAACGAGACCTTCTTGCCGGAATCATGGATACGTCCGTCGCTGCGATCACGGTTCTTACTCCCGACGGACGAATTTCGTATGCGAACTCTTCGGCCGAAAGGATTTTGGGTCTTAGTGCGGAAAATCTAAAAGAACGAACTTATGATTCCGTCGAGTGGAAATCGACCTCTATCGACGGGGGGCCCTGGCAACCGGAGGACCAACCTTTCCTTCGCGTAATTAACTCGGGAGAACCGGTATTCGACGTACGTCACGCTATCGAAGATGGTAGAGGGCTTAGGAAATATCTTTCTATCAACGGATCTCCGATAAAAAATGACTTAGGGGAAATAACTAGTTTAGTCTTTTTAGTCACGGACATTACCGATTCCCTTTTAGCCGAACGAGCATTGAAAGAAAGCGAAGAACGGCTTCGACTAGCTCTTAATGCGGCCAATATGGGAACATGGAGCTGGGACTTGAAAGAAGATTCTATTCATTGGTCCGCGAACACACGACATCTGTTCGGTATTTCGCTCGATGAATTCGGCGGAAAGTCGGAGCATTTTTTCGATTTAATACATCCCGATGACCTGGAAAAAGTTCGAGCTACGGTTGAACTATCCGTATCGGGTAAGAACGACGACTTCCATATCGAATATAGGATTTTTCATAAGGAAGGAACGGTCCATTGGATTGAAGGAAAAGGAAGAGTATATAGGGCAATCGACGGAGATCCGATTCGAATGGCGGGGACCGTCACCGATATTACGAATCGCAAAAATGCCGAAAACGAATTGAAGGCGAGCCAACTTAGATTTCAAGCATTCTATCGATTTGCAAACGAAGCGATTTTATTTCTGAATCCTCGCACGGAAAGAATCTTAGATACCAATCCTGCTTTTTTGAATATTTTCGGATTTGCGAACGAGAAGGAAATACAGGGTATTCCGGCAAAATCACTGTTCACCTCCGAATCTTGGACTACCGTGCACACTCGCTTACGATCCTTCGAAAGCATAGATAATTTGGAGTTAAGAACCATTCGAGTCGACGGAACAATCTTCCCTTCGATCGGAAGTATCCATTTTTATAATGAAAAGGATTCTTATATAGCTGCGGTCAGCTTACTGGATACTTCCGCAATCCAGGAAGTCGAAGAGCTGAAAATGATCAATAACGAGATTTCCGTCAGAAATAAATTGATAGAAATGCAAAAAAACGAATTGGAAGAAACTCTAGAGGATTTGAAACGAACTCAAGCGCAACTGATCCAATCCGAAAAAATGGCGGCTCTAGGCCAACTAATCGCCGGCATTGCTCATGAAATCAATAATCCGATCGGGGCAGTTCAGGCATCCAATCAAAATCTACAGGAATGTCTATTACGCTTTCAGACCTTACTTCCTGAAGTACAATCTATTATCAGCCAGATGCCTCATGACGAAGTGGAATCATTCCGCAGCTTCCTGAACCAAGTGAGACAGATACGAGAACATTTAGCGGGAATCGAAGAACGTCGTGTAAAAAAAGAATTAATCCTGGAATTTGAGGCGCTCGGATTTGAATCTCCGTACATGTTCGCCGACAGTTTGGCCGATATGGGATTTCGAACGATTCCGAAAGAGGCTATTCCGTTCCTTAAAAGTGCGAGGGCGACAACTTTATTGGAATATTCTTCCATAGAATCCTTCTTTTTTACGAATACGAATACGATTCAAATCGCCGTGGATCGGGTGTCTAAAATTCTCTATGCTTTAAAGAATTTTTCCCACTTCGATACAGGTTCCACGAAAATACCCGCCTCACTGCAGGAAAGCATCGAAACAGTGCTTACGATATACCAGAATCAATTAAAGAAAGGCATCCAAGTTACTAAGGAATACGACGATATTCCGAAAATTTTATGTTATCCGGACGACTTATTGCACGTTTGGACGAATTTAATTTATAACTCTTTGCAAGCCATGGATTTCAGAGGAAGAATACGCATTCGAACGTATACTCAGGACGAAGAAGTGGCGGTGGAAATAAACGACAGTGGCCCGGGAATTCCCGAAAATATACGGGAAAAAATCTTTCAACCTTTCTTTACTACAAAGCCTCCCGGAGAAGGTAGCGGGTTAGGATTGGATATCGTTCATAAAATCATTGCGAAGCATGGAGGTAGAATCGAGGTGGAGAGCGTTCCCGGTTCCACTACTTTCAGAGTGTTTCTTCCACTTTTACCTGCAGAATAA
- a CDS encoding response regulator — MEKAILFVDDEALILMSMKSQVKRHLGDTYRYETALDASEAMQIIEELVTEGVKILIVISDWLMPNIKGDEFLRNVHQRYPEIQKIIITGHADIASVEALKKEINLYSYLKKPWDEKELVTTITSALK, encoded by the coding sequence GTGGAGAAAGCGATACTCTTCGTCGACGACGAGGCACTCATTCTAATGAGCATGAAATCTCAGGTGAAACGACACTTGGGAGATACCTACCGATACGAAACCGCATTGGATGCTTCGGAGGCTATGCAAATTATCGAAGAGCTAGTGACCGAAGGCGTGAAAATATTGATAGTTATTTCGGACTGGCTGATGCCGAATATAAAAGGGGACGAATTTCTACGTAACGTTCATCAAAGATATCCCGAGATACAGAAGATTATCATAACCGGACATGCCGACATCGCATCGGTAGAAGCTCTTAAGAAGGAAATCAATCTTTATAGCTACCTAAAAAAACCCTGGGACGAGAAAGAACTCGTTACCACGATTACCTCTGCGTTGAAATAA
- a CDS encoding EAL domain-containing protein gives MENNVSLIPDIPELPKSIILCVDDELIILRGLKEQLKLAFGKEYQVEAADNAELALSIIEEANKAGIHVPVVISDQVMPGIRGDEFLIHIQISNPNTRKIMLTGQATADSVGNALNHAKLYRYLSKPWDSRDLILTVKEAIRSFEAELSLLELNRKLEHALLYNRDSGLPNLEYLRRRLEEKETDKEESILALVRIESTSLTTKHFGVSLYKDLLKKFLDSMNSILGNYGEIFHVYEDEVAILSKVSEDRFLPHLIAFKILLRSDYLTTEGIAFRINATIATAKGFKDLYYKARLALVRASQDSEETLGAGILQYSEKMDDQDLYQININLGKRLNNAIRTGNIVPYFQGILNNGTGNIEKFECLARIVEDGRVYTPASFIYLAKSTGLLRMITPILFEKALKTFAGTEFSFSINLSETELESGSFPKWVASRLDHYKIHPPRVAFEILETASLKGNPNHFKVITGLKEIGCSIAIDDFGVEHSNFSRLLEIQPDYIKIDGKFIQSLERNHTAYILTSAITELAHRIGAEVIAEFVGTREEFEAVKSLGIEYSQGYFIMEPSPEIPQITTKFID, from the coding sequence ATGGAAAATAATGTAAGTTTGATCCCCGATATTCCCGAGTTACCTAAGTCGATAATTCTATGTGTGGATGACGAACTGATCATTCTCCGGGGATTGAAGGAACAACTGAAACTGGCTTTTGGCAAGGAATACCAGGTAGAAGCCGCGGATAATGCCGAATTGGCCTTAAGCATCATAGAGGAAGCGAATAAGGCCGGCATACATGTTCCGGTCGTCATCAGCGACCAGGTGATGCCGGGAATTCGAGGTGATGAATTTTTAATCCATATTCAAATATCCAATCCTAATACACGCAAAATCATGTTAACCGGACAGGCGACTGCCGATTCGGTCGGGAACGCATTGAACCATGCAAAACTATACCGTTATCTTTCGAAGCCTTGGGACTCTAGGGATTTGATTTTGACCGTAAAGGAAGCTATTCGTTCCTTCGAAGCGGAGCTTTCTCTCTTGGAATTGAATAGAAAGTTGGAGCACGCATTACTTTATAACCGGGATTCGGGTTTACCGAATTTAGAATATCTTAGAAGAAGATTGGAAGAGAAGGAAACCGACAAAGAAGAATCGATTCTCGCCTTGGTGCGCATTGAATCCACATCTTTGACGACGAAGCATTTCGGTGTTTCTTTATATAAAGATCTTTTAAAAAAGTTTCTGGATTCGATGAATTCGATTTTAGGAAATTACGGCGAAATATTCCACGTTTACGAAGACGAAGTTGCCATTCTATCCAAAGTTTCGGAGGACAGATTTCTTCCGCATTTAATCGCATTTAAAATTTTACTTCGTTCGGACTATTTGACCACCGAAGGAATCGCCTTTAGAATCAATGCTACCATCGCGACTGCTAAGGGTTTTAAGGATCTCTATTATAAAGCAAGACTTGCCTTGGTCAGAGCCAGTCAAGACTCGGAGGAAACTCTAGGGGCCGGAATATTGCAATATTCCGAAAAAATGGATGACCAAGACCTTTATCAAATCAATATAAATTTGGGAAAGAGACTTAATAATGCGATCCGGACGGGAAATATCGTGCCTTATTTCCAAGGCATTTTGAATAACGGTACCGGGAATATAGAGAAATTCGAGTGTCTTGCGAGAATTGTAGAGGATGGAAGGGTATATACGCCGGCCTCTTTTATTTATTTGGCAAAATCAACCGGGCTTCTAAGAATGATTACCCCTATCTTATTCGAAAAAGCGTTAAAAACTTTTGCAGGCACCGAGTTTTCTTTCTCCATTAATCTTTCCGAAACCGAACTTGAAAGCGGGAGTTTTCCGAAATGGGTTGCGAGTCGTTTAGATCATTATAAAATTCATCCCCCTCGAGTCGCTTTCGAGATCTTAGAAACCGCGAGTTTGAAAGGGAATCCGAATCACTTTAAAGTAATAACCGGATTAAAGGAAATCGGTTGTTCGATTGCGATCGATGATTTCGGTGTAGAGCACTCGAATTTCTCACGTTTGCTGGAAATTCAACCGGATTATATCAAAATCGACGGAAAATTTATCCAATCGCTGGAGAGAAACCACACTGCCTATATTTTAACGTCTGCAATTACGGAACTTGCCCATAGAATCGGAGCGGAAGTGATCGCTGAATTTGTAGGCACGCGGGAAGAATTCGAGGCGGTTAAATCTCTAGGTATAGAATATTCTCAAGGATACTTTATTATGGAACCGAGCCCGGAGATCCCACAGATTACAACAAAATTTATTGACTAG